A single Dreissena polymorpha isolate Duluth1 chromosome 14, UMN_Dpol_1.0, whole genome shotgun sequence DNA region contains:
- the LOC127858695 gene encoding fibroin heavy chain-like yields MDYDQTYVSKDAMPIGYIATNEGNVVYEKGFILTDPNPVGFEQGLVSTDARPVGYEKTYDLTKASPVGNGHGDYLKDTNLNKDTQGDLSKYASNSGNKQGYLTKDASNTGNEQGYLPKDTSNTGYGERYLPKQGYLPTDTFLTGYKQGYLPKDASLTGNEQNNLPQDASITSNEQVTTRTGYKQGNLPKEASHTGNKQGYLAIDASPTGKDERYLPIDSSLTVNKQGYLPKDANHTYNDLGYVPNNYLYVENEPVNVSIYTSQAGQKDVRPEVKKQVYVPKNYHAGSEQQYDPIDKRTMGIEQEYIPTIKTNANNQQGYIPSVKSPVSSAPGYVPISRNEHDYIPSEAFQAESGHGNLPSKAGLKGNENGYVHSGANPEGAKQVYVPNDSRPVGSDHGNGPGDLSPVVTEKSNVPNDIGMTGSEQVKVPSDTSRAGSEHGNVPSDSRLLKSEQGYVPRKEDPMGRKQGYKTSITGPMGSEHGYLPSDVVLAEGKQGSVSRVASPRGTEKGNVSIDVGPRQNKPDYAPSDAGPGVSSQGYVSSDADQSVKKRGYVPSYASLAVPAQVYVGPGGSEEGYRVNDAGQTRREQGYVTSYEGLGVTEKVYLRPIRIEQGYKTSDAIPTGSEQGYSSSDAGQTGSEHGYVPVDANATGRENGYVPSSYAGLGVTEKVYVGSSGSNQDFRASDAESMRREQGYVLSYAGLGVTEKMYVEPKGSEQGYTKSAEGKAGSEHSYLPSAAGKAVSEQGNMPSSEGLAGSEQGYLPSDAGPGVTEKGHVHRNARPTGSEQGYVPIAAGKARSNQGYVPSSAGTSGSEQGYLSSAESSGGSEQGYVRSASGKTGSEQNYSPTAEGSAGSNQGYVPSSAGKSGSEQGYLSSAVSSGGSEQGYVRSAAGKTGSEQNYSPSAEGSAGSKKGHVKSADGSAGNIQGYIPSAEGSMGSEQSYVISNVVKAGSKQGHVQSAEGSAGSEQGHVPGDAVKAVGEQGYMPNAEGPAGSKQGYLPSDAGTGITGNRYVSSNGGLTENEQGYETSTVSKAGSEHGYLPSAAGKAVSEQGYKQTAKGNAGSEQGYLPSDAGPGVTEKGYDPSYAHPPESEQGYVPSAADKSGSDKGYVPSSAGKAGSEQSYVPGDAGLTQSEQGYLPSVEGSKGSERGYVPKAESSAGSQQGYIPSAEGSAGSEQGYVPSTTVKAGSEQGHVPSAEGSTGSEQGYVPIAAGKAGSNQGYVSSSAGKSGSEQGYLSSAENSAGSEQGYVPSAESSGGSEQGYVRSAAGKTGSEKNYSPSAEGSAGSKQGHVKSADGSAGNEQGYIPSAEGSAVSEQGYFISTAVKAGSKQGHVLTVYSSAGSEQGHVPGDAGKAVGEQGYVPSAEGPAESKQGYLPSDAGTGVTENRYVSSNGGLTGNEQGYETSTVGKAGSEHGYLPSAEGKAVSEQGYKQTAKGNAGSEQGYLHSDAGPRVTEKGYDPSYARPPGRSKVMYQVLRANREATKVMFQVLQAKREANKIM; encoded by the coding sequence ATGGACTATGATCAAACTTACGTTTCCAAAGATGCAATGCCTATAGGCTATATTGCAACCAATGAAGGTAATGTAGTATATGAAAAAGGTTTCATTTTGACAGATCCAAATCCTGTAGGCTTTGAACAAGGTTTGGTTTCGACAGATGCAAGGCCTGTAGGATATGAAAAAACTTATGATTTGACAAAAGCAAGTCCTGTAGGCAATGGACATGGTGACTATCTGAAGGATACCAATCTAAACAAGGATACACAAGGTGACCTCTCCAAATATGCAAGTAATTCGGGAAATAAACAAGGCTACCTCACGAAAGATGCAAGTAATACGGGAAATGAACAGGGTTACCTCCCAAAAGATACAAGTAATACGGGCTATGGTGAGCGTTACCTACCGAAACAGGGTTACCTACCGACAGATACTTTTCTAACGGGCTATAAACAGGGTTATCTACCAAAAGATGCCAGTCTCACGGGCAATGAACAGAATAACCTTCCACAAGATGCCAGTATAACGAGTAACGAACAGGTAACTACTCGTACGGGCTATAAACAGGGTAACCTCCCGAAAGAGGCCAGTCATACAGGTAATAAACAAGGTTACCTCGCAATAGATGCCAGTCCTACAGGCAAAGATGAGCGTTACCTTCCGATAGATTCCAGTCTTACGGTTAATAAACAGGGATACCTACCAAAAGATGCCAATCATACGTACAATGATTTAGGATACGTTCCAAATAACTATCTTTATGTTGAGAATGAGCCAGTAAACGTCTCAATTTATACCAGTCAAGCCGGCCAGAAGGATGTAAGACCAGAAGTCAAAAAGCAGGTGTACGTTCCCAAGAACTATCATGCGGGCAGTGAACAACAATACGACCCTATAGATAAACGTACTATGGGCATTGAACAAGAATACATACCAACAATTAAGACCAATGCGAATAACCAACAAGGCTACATACCAAGTGTGAAAAGCCCCGTAAGCAGCGCACCCGGTTACGTACCAATATCAAGAAATGAACACGATTATATCCCCAGTGAAGCATTTCAAGCAGAAAGCGGAcatggtaacttaccaagtaagGCAGGCTTAAAGGGTAATGAAAACGGTTACGTACACAGTGGTGCGAACCCAGAGGGAGCCAAACAAGTTTATGTACCAAACGATTCACGTCCAGTTGGAAGTGATCACGGTAACGGACCCGGGGATTTAAGCCCAGTAGTAACTGAAAAAAGTAACGTACCCAATGATATAGGTATGACGGGCAGCGAACAAGTAAAGGTACCAAGTGATACAAGCCGAGCGGGGAGCGAACATGGTAATGTACCTAGTGATTCACGCCTCCTGAAAAGCGAACAAGGTTACGTACCCAGGAAAGAAGACCCGATGGGGAGAAAACAAGGTTACAAAACCAGTATTACAGGCCCAATGGGAAGCGAACATGGTTACCTACCCAGTGATGTAGTCTTAGCGGAAGGCAAGCAAGGCAGCGTATCTAGAGTGGCAAGCCCAAGAGGGACCGAGAAAGGTAACGTTTCGATAGATGTAGGCCCACGGCAAAACAAACCAGATTACGCACCCAGTGATGCAGGCCCGGGAGTATCTAGTCAGGGTTACGTATCCAGTGATGCCGATCAATCGGTAAAGAAACGAGGTTATGTTCCCAGTTATGCAAGCCTAGCGGTACCTGCACAAGTTTATGTAGGGCCGGGTGGAAGTGAAGAAGGCTACAGAGTAAATGATGCAGGCCAAACAAGAAGAGAGCAAGGTTACGTTACCAGTTATGAAGGCCTAGGAGTCACTGAAAAAGTGTATCTAAGGCCAATAAGAATTGAACAAGGCTACAAAACAAGTGATGCAATCCCAACGGGAAGCGAACAAGGTTATTCATCAAGTGATGCTGGCCAAACGGGAAGTGAACACGGTTACGTACCCGTAGATGCAAACGCAACGGGAAGAGAAAACGGTTATGTACCAAGCAGTTATGCAGGCCTAGGAGTAACTGAAAAAGTGTATGTAGGGTCAAGTGGAAGTAATCAAGACTTCAGAGCAAGTGATGCAGAGTCAATGAGAAGAGAGCAAGGTTATGTTCTCAGTTATGCAGGCCTAGGAGTAACTGAAAAAATGTATGTAGAGCCAAAAGGAAGTGAACAAGGCTACACAAAAAGTGCTGAGGGCAAAGCGGGAAGCGAACACAGTTATTTACCAAGTGCTGCAGGAAAAGCGGTAAGCGAACAAGGTAATATGCCAAGTTCTGAAGGGCTAGCGGGAAGTGAGCAAGGTTACTTACCCAGTGATGCGGGCCCTGGAGTAACTGAAAAAGGTCACGTACACAGAAATGCACGCCCAACGGGAAGCGAGCAAGGTTATGTACCAATTGCTGCTGGCAAAGCGAGAAGCAACCAAGGCTATGTTCCTAGTTCTGCAGGAACATCGGGAAGCGAACAAGGTTATTTATCAAGTGCTGAAAGCTCAGGGGGAAGCGAGCAAGGTTATGTACGAAGTGCTTCAGGCAAAACGGGAAGCGAACAAAATTATTCACCAACTGCCGAAGGCTCAGCGGGAAGCAACCAAGGCTATGTTCCTAGTTCTGCAGGAAAATCGGGAAGCGAACAAGGTTATTTATCTAGTGCTGTAAGCTCAGGGGGAAGCGAGCAAGGTTATGTACGAAGTGCTGCAGGCAAAACTGGAAGCGAACAAAATTATTCACCAAGTGCTGAAGGCTCAGCGGGAAGCAAGAAAGGTCATGTTAAAAGTGCTGATGGCTCAGCGGGAAACATACAAGGTTATATACCAAGTGCTGAAGGCTCAATGGGAAGCGAACAAAGTTATGTCATAAGTAATGTAGTCAAAGCGGGAAGCAAACAAGGTCATGTGCAAAGTGCCGAAGGCTCAGCGGGAAGCGAACAAGGTCATGTACCCGGTGATGCTGTCAAAGCGGTAGGCGAACAAGGTTATATGCCAAATGCTGAAGGGCCAGCGGGAAGCAAGCAAGGTTACTTACCCAGTGATGCGGGCACAGGAATAACTGGAAATAGGTACGTATCCAGCAATGGAGGTCTTACGGAAAACGAACAAGGTTATGAAACAAGTACTGTTAGCAAAGCGGGAAGCGAACACGGTTATTTACCAAGTGCTGCAGGAAAAGCGGTTAGCGAACAGGGTTATAAGCAAACTGCTAAAGGGAATGCGGGAAGCGAGCAAGGTTACTTACCCAGTGATGCAGGCCCAGGAGTTACTGAAAAAGGTTACGACCCCAGTTATGCACACCCACCGGAAAGCGAGCAAGGTTATGTTCCAAGTGCTGCGGACAAATCGGGAAGCGACAAAGGTTATGTTCCAAGTTCTGCAGGCAAAGCGGGAAGCGAACAAAGTTATGTACCCGGTGATGCAGGCCTCACTCAAAGCGAGCAAGGTTATTTACCAAGTGTTGAAGGCTCAAAGGGAAGCGAACGAGGTTATGTTCCAAAAGCTGAGAGCTCAGCGGGAAGCCAACAAGGTTATATACCAAGTGCTGAAGGCTCAGCAGGAAGTGAACAAGGTTATGTACCAAGTACTACAGTCAAAGCGGGAAGCGAACAAGGTCATGTACCAAGTGCTGAAGGCTCAACGGGAAGCGAGCAAGGTTATGTACCAATTGCTGCTGGCAAAGCGGGAAGTAACCAAGGCTATGTTTCTAGCTCTGCAGGCAAATCGGGAAGCGAACAAGGTTATTTATCAAGTGCTGAAAACTCAGCGGGAAGCGAACAAGGTTATGTACCAAGTGCTGAAAGTTCAGGGGGAAGCGAGCAAGGTTATGTACGAAGTGCTGCAGGCAAAACGGGAAGCGAAAAAAATTATTCACCAAGTGCTGAAGGCTCAGCGGGAAGCAAACAAGGTCATGTTAAAAGTGCTGATGGCTCAGCGGGAAACGAACAAGGTTATATACCAAGTGCTGAAGGCTCAGCGGTAAGCGAACAAGGTTATTTCATAAGCACTGCGGTCAAAGCGGGAAGCAAACAAGGTCATGTGCTAACTGTATATAGCTCAGCGGGAAGCGAACAAGGTCATGTACCCGGTGATGCTGGCAAAGCGGTAGGCGAACAAGGTTATGTGCCAAGTGCTGAAGGGCCAGCGGAAAGCAAGCAAGGTTACTTACCCAGTGATGCGGGCACAGGAGTAACTGAAAATAGGTACGTATCCAGCAATGGAGGCCTTACGGGAAACGAACAAGGTTATGAAACAAGTACTGTTGGCAAAGCGGGAAGCGAACACGGTTATTTACCAAGTGCTGAAGGAAAAGCGGTTAGCGAACAGGGTTATAAGCAAACTGCTAAAGGGAATGCAGGAAGCGAGCAAGGTTACTTACACAGTGATGCAGGCCCAAGAGTTACTGAGAAAGGTTACGACCCCAGTTATGCACGCCCACCGGGAAGGAGCAAGGTTATGTACCAAGTGCTGCGGGCAAATCGGGAAGCGACAAAGGTTATGTTCCAAGTTCTGCAGGCAAAGCGGGAAGCAAACAAGATTATGTAG
- the LOC127858479 gene encoding uncharacterized protein LOC127858479, translated as MAPVLEVSETTSTQPSSTQASSTTTDAGPDVSKSGKEGSGADKKMGDRDGRSWQKGRKDNNRPNKGMDGLQGNNFDGRVSSHRESINRGGVDVGIGRDRSSGRDVSNGGSRGGRDGGIGRGGRGGNNDGTSRGGRDGINGGSSRGDRGGGNGGGVAGDGSSEGGRNVGRGSGSGGGRGQ; from the coding sequence ATGGCGCCAGTATTGGAGGTCAGCGAAACTACAAGCACCCAGCCCTCAAGTACCCAGGCTTCATCGACCACAACAGACGCCGGGCCCGACGTCTCTAAGAGTGGAAAAGAAGGAAGCGGAGCGGATAAAAAGATGGGTGATCGCGATGGTCGGTCTTGGCAAAAGGGTAGAAAGGATAACAATCGGCCGAACAAAGGAATGGATGGGTTACAAGGAAATAACTTTGATGGTCGGGTTAGTAGCCATCGAGAAAGCATTAATCGAGGTGGTGTTGATGTTGGTATCGGTAGAGATAGGAGCAGTGGTCGCGATGTTAGTAACGGAGGAAGCCGCGGTGGTCGCGATGGTGGTATCGGTCGCGGTGGACGCGGTGGAAACAACGACGGAACCAGTCGAGGGGGTCGCGACGGAATCAATGGTGGAAGCAGTCGAGGTGACCGTGGTGGTGGAAACGGTGGAGGCGTTGCCGGAGATGGTAGCAGTGAAGGTGGAAGAAACGTTGGGAGAGGATCTGGTTCAGGTGGCGGAAGAGGACAATAA